The following coding sequences are from one Culex quinquefasciatus strain JHB chromosome 1, VPISU_Cqui_1.0_pri_paternal, whole genome shotgun sequence window:
- the LOC6050383 gene encoding peptidoglycan-recognition protein SC2, whose translation MKKFAAVLAIALASLSTVSAQCPRIITRAGWGARAANTAILPTQPAPWVVMHHTAGAHCTTDAACAQQMRNIQNMHMDTNGWADIGYNWCVGENGAAYEGRGWGRQGAHAPNHNSRSVGMCIFGNFTNVLPNLAARNAAQALINCGVSLGHIASNYWLIGHRQSNATACPGNAFFENLRTWPRFNPNP comes from the coding sequence ATGAAGAAGTTCGCAGCCGTGCTCGCAATCGCCCTGGCCTCGTTGTCCACCGTGTCGGCCCAGTGCCCACGGATCATTACCCGTGCCGGATGGGGTGCCCGTGCCGCCAACACGGCCATTCTGCCAACTCAGCCTGCCCCGTGGGTCGTGATGCACCACACCGCCGGAGCTCACTGCACTACGGATGCCGCTTGTGCCCAGCAGATGAGGAACATCCAGAACATGCACATGGACACCAACGGATGGGCTGACATCGGGTACAACTGGTGCGTCGGAGAGAACGGAGCCGCGTACGAGGGCCGTGGCTGGGGACGTCAGGGCGCGCATGCCCCGAACCACAACAGCCGCTCAGTCGGAATGTGTATCTTCGGTAACTTTACCAACGTGCTCCCCAATCTGGCTGCCCGTAACGCCGCCCAGGCGCTGATCAACTGCGGAGTCTCGCTGGGACACATTGCCAGCAACTACTGGCTCATTGGACACCGTCAGTCGAACGCCACCGCTTGCCCCGGAAATGCGTTCTTCGAGAACCTGCGTACCTGGCCGCGTTTCAACCCGAACCCTTAA
- the LOC6050381 gene encoding peptidoglycan-recognition protein SC2, with translation MKKFAAVLAIALASLSTVSAQCPRIITRAGWGARAANTAVLPTRPAPWVVMHHTAGAHCTTDAACAQQMRNIQNMHMDTNGWADIGYNWCVGENGAAYEGRGWGRQGAHAPNHNSRSVGVCIFGNFTSVLPNLAARNAAQALINCGVSLGHIASNYWLIGHRQSNATACPGNAFFENLRTWPRFNPNP, from the coding sequence ATGAAGAAGTTCGCAGCTGTGCTCGCAATTGCCCTGGCCTCGCTGTCGACCGTGTCGGCCCAGTGCCCACGGATCATCACCCGTGCCGGATGGGGTGCCCGTGCCGCCAACACGGCCGTCCTGCCGACCCGACCTGCCCCGTGGGTCGTGATGCACCACACCGCCGGAGCTCACTGCACTACGGACGCTGCTTGTGCCCAGCAGATGCGTAACATCCAGAACATGCACATGGACACCAACGGATGGGCTGACATCGGGTACAACTGGTGCGTCGGAGAGAACGGAGCCGCGTACGAGGGCCGTGGCTGGGGACGTCAGGGAGCGCATGCCCCGAACCACAACAGCCGGTCGGTCGGAGTGTGCATCTTCGGTAACTTCACCAGCGTGCTCCCGAATCTGGCCGCCCGTAACGCCGCCCAGGCGCTGATCAACTGTGGAGTGTCGTTGGGACACATTGCCAGCAACTACTGGCTCATTGGACACCGTCAGTCGAACGCCACCGCTTGCCCCGGAAATGCGTTCTTCGAGAATCTGCGTACCTGGCCGCGCTTCAACCCGAACCCTTAA